In Clostridium swellfunianum, a genomic segment contains:
- a CDS encoding cold-shock protein, with product METGVVKWFDPEKGFGFIAQDGGEDVFVHHTAVAMDKQLEAGQEVKFEIVSGRKGPQAANVSIY from the coding sequence ATGGAAACTGGTGTAGTTAAATGGTTCGATCCTGAAAAAGGCTTTGGTTTTATAGCTCAAGATGGCGGAGAAGATGTATTTGTTCATCATACTGCTGTAGCTATGGATAAGCAATTAGAAGCCGGTCAGGAAGTTAAATTTGAAATAGTAAGCGGCAGAAAAGGACCCCAAGCTGCTAATGTAAGTATATACTAA
- a CDS encoding 2-phosphosulfolactate phosphatase family protein — protein sequence MKVDIIISAGDIKEKKVLDKTVIVIDMLRATSVITTAVANGCNEVIPLLTIDEAMDLVREERSRYILGGERKALKIEGFDCSNSPLEYTSQLVKGKSIVLTTTNGTRAIKGCEGARNILIAAMINGASAAIKAAELNNDLVIVNAGTYDEFSIDDFICSGYIIDCLKDQCDVLLSDIATTAHYIYKNNEDIFGFIKFASHYKRIEELGLQEDLEYCCRKSIIDVVPEYKDGNIRI from the coding sequence ATGAAAGTAGATATAATAATTTCAGCAGGAGATATAAAAGAAAAAAAGGTTTTAGATAAAACTGTAATTGTGATAGATATGTTGAGAGCAACGTCAGTTATAACAACAGCAGTTGCTAATGGCTGTAATGAAGTAATTCCTCTTTTAACTATTGATGAGGCTATGGATTTAGTTAGAGAGGAAAGATCAAGATACATACTAGGTGGAGAAAGAAAAGCTTTGAAGATAGAAGGCTTTGATTGCTCTAATTCACCTCTTGAATACACCTCGCAGCTAGTTAAAGGAAAGAGTATTGTTCTCACAACCACCAATGGGACTAGAGCAATTAAAGGATGTGAAGGTGCAAGGAATATTTTAATTGCAGCAATGATAAATGGAGCATCAGCTGCAATTAAAGCAGCTGAGCTTAATAACGATTTAGTTATAGTGAATGCTGGAACTTATGATGAGTTTTCAATAGATGATTTTATTTGCAGCGGATATATTATTGATTGCTTAAAAGACCAGTGTGATGTTCTTTTAAGTGATATAGCCACAACTGCTCATTATATATATAAAAACAATGAAGATATCTTTGGTTTTATAAAGTTTGCAAGTCACTATAAGAGGATAGAAGAATTAGGTTTACAGGAAGACTTAGAATACTGCTGTAGAAAAAGTATAATCGATGTGGTTCCAGAGTATAAGGACGGAAACATAAGAATATAA
- a CDS encoding GerAB/ArcD/ProY family transporter: MRREIISSKQGVTLLILFIFGSTFVVGTGGEAKKDMWLAVIIAIIGALPMYFIYAKLLMSFPEKDLYDIVELVFGKLLGKAIILLYIFYSLHLGGLVVYNFNEFIGTVGLEQTPMIIPSSIMMVLCIWMLKQGIEGLARWGELFFPILISIVFLAAMFSIPNLDINNILPIAANGINPIAKGAFDTFSFPLTEAVLFTVVFSSLKNSKAALKTYILALIIAGGTLVISVLRNILVLGEYVISINYYPTFVAVARINIGNFLQRLESALSITFLIAGFVKICICLLAASKGFAKVLNFKDYRFIVIPQALMILNFSFIVTKDAMDLRIWSQQVYPYYAFIFEVILPLIIFICAKLRYKELKKL, from the coding sequence ATGAGGAGAGAGATAATTTCAAGTAAACAAGGGGTTACTTTGTTAATTTTATTTATTTTCGGGAGTACATTTGTAGTAGGAACTGGAGGAGAGGCAAAGAAAGATATGTGGCTTGCAGTTATAATAGCTATAATTGGAGCCCTACCAATGTACTTTATTTATGCAAAGCTTTTAATGAGTTTTCCTGAAAAGGACTTATATGATATTGTAGAACTAGTCTTTGGAAAGCTTTTAGGAAAAGCTATAATACTTTTATACATATTCTATAGCCTGCATTTAGGAGGATTAGTAGTTTATAACTTTAATGAGTTTATAGGCACAGTTGGATTAGAACAAACCCCTATGATAATACCAAGCAGTATAATGATGGTTTTATGCATTTGGATGCTAAAACAGGGAATTGAAGGGCTTGCTAGGTGGGGAGAATTATTTTTCCCAATACTGATTAGTATAGTTTTTTTAGCAGCTATGTTCTCCATACCCAATCTGGATATAAATAATATATTACCCATAGCCGCAAATGGAATTAATCCTATAGCTAAGGGAGCTTTTGATACATTTTCATTTCCTTTGACAGAAGCAGTTTTGTTTACCGTTGTATTTTCTTCTCTAAAAAATAGTAAAGCGGCTTTAAAAACTTATATATTAGCGCTTATCATTGCTGGTGGTACACTAGTTATATCAGTGCTGAGAAATATATTGGTATTGGGTGAATATGTAATATCCATAAATTATTACCCAACCTTTGTTGCTGTGGCTAGAATCAATATTGGTAACTTCCTTCAAAGATTAGAATCAGCATTATCGATAACTTTTTTGATTGCAGGTTTTGTAAAGATATGCATATGCTTATTAGCGGCTTCTAAAGGATTTGCTAAGGTGCTTAACTTTAAAGATTATAGATTTATTGTCATTCCACAAGCGTTAATGATATTAAATTTTAGCTTTATAGTAACTAAGGATGCAATGGATTTAAGAATATGGAGTCAGCAGGTATATCCTTATTATGCATTTATATTTGAGGTAATTCTGCCGTTAATAATATTTATCTGCGCTAAACTAAGGTATAAGGAATTAAAAAAGTTATAA
- a CDS encoding Ger(x)C family spore germination protein gives MKLMKKFMLVLLIIISSFVNTSCWDYKDVERLNVVMSFAIDKDTKSNEYILTVEVARPESGQNQAKYMSDIYESRGNTIFEAIRNLIPRIGKKAYWSHVSIGILGKAVAGEDVGSAIDFFYRDPEARGDMYILISKRETAKEILLTNHNPQELRAIKLRYVMENQKSSKKFPKTQLREIIENLQSKNKAILVPTIDFRASDDGLVTEINGSAVLKQDKVVGYLTPEETQYALWAMGKIDGGVLVVQNIIGDNNITFEIFGNKTKIKTDYIDNNAKIKVDIAADVSIGEVSNDVKFEKEEVKEQIRNEAERYFEDKVQYIIKKMQNECKSDVFSFGKKFEIQNRGIWKKIKPTWSEEFLTAAVEVNVKLEIKGSAMTSRPIKEESGK, from the coding sequence ATGAAATTAATGAAAAAATTTATGCTTGTTCTATTAATTATTATCAGTAGTTTTGTTAACACTTCCTGTTGGGATTATAAGGATGTAGAGAGACTCAATGTTGTTATGAGTTTTGCCATTGATAAGGACACAAAAAGCAATGAATATATCTTAACTGTTGAAGTTGCCAGACCCGAGTCAGGTCAGAATCAAGCCAAGTATATGTCAGACATTTATGAAAGCAGAGGAAACACAATATTTGAAGCCATAAGAAATTTAATTCCAAGGATAGGCAAAAAGGCTTATTGGAGCCATGTAAGCATTGGTATTTTGGGTAAAGCTGTTGCAGGGGAGGATGTTGGGTCTGCTATAGATTTTTTCTATAGAGATCCTGAAGCAAGAGGTGATATGTATATATTGATATCAAAACGAGAAACAGCAAAAGAAATCTTACTAACTAACCATAACCCGCAGGAACTAAGGGCTATAAAGCTTAGATATGTAATGGAAAATCAAAAAAGCTCTAAAAAATTTCCTAAAACGCAGCTAAGGGAGATTATAGAAAATTTGCAATCTAAGAATAAGGCAATACTAGTTCCTACTATAGATTTTAGAGCGTCAGACGATGGGCTAGTTACAGAAATTAATGGTAGTGCTGTATTAAAACAAGATAAGGTAGTAGGATACTTAACACCAGAGGAGACACAATATGCTCTTTGGGCTATGGGGAAGATAGATGGAGGAGTTCTGGTGGTTCAAAATATAATTGGAGATAATAATATAACCTTTGAGATATTTGGTAATAAAACAAAAATTAAAACTGATTATATTGACAATAATGCCAAAATAAAAGTTGATATAGCTGCTGATGTATCCATTGGTGAGGTCAGTAATGATGTGAAATTTGAAAAGGAGGAAGTAAAAGAACAAATAAGGAATGAGGCGGAAAGGTATTTTGAAGATAAAGTGCAATATATAATTAAAAAAATGCAGAATGAATGCAAGAGTGATGTATTCTCTTTTGGGAAAAAATTCGAGATACAAAATAGAGGCATCTGGAAAAAAATAAAGCCTACCTGGAGCGAGGAATTTTTAACAGCAGCTGTTGAAGTTAATGTTAAATTAGAGATAAAGGGAAGTGCCATGACTTCACGACCTATTAAGGAGGAAAGTGGCAAATGA
- a CDS encoding spore germination protein, whose product MEFSNNLNKNVTMLKQIFNGDDTIKFREFENRYNRNLKFCIVFADGMINKEIVDEHIIEKLMNINMENINISGPVSPQTIIDTLIKKVVIAGDLKKNSSLDEVLDGMLYGDTIVLIDGMAEAIIADTKGWPVRAIDEPPSEKAVRGSREGFTESIMTNTTLIRRRIKNKDLKFNFMEIGTKTKTKIAICYVEGLAREEIVKELRNRLSNIDIDGILESEYIEEYIKDAPFSLFKTIGNTESPDVVAGKLLDGRVTVLCDGTPFVLTIPFIFLEYFQVYEDYYNNYIYSSFNRMLRFLAFFLGVSVPALYVAVTAYHQELIQTSLLLSIYSSRLGIPFPIVVEAVIMLIGFEILREAGTRLPKPIGQAVSIVGALILGDAAVNARIISAPMVIVVAATGISSFLIPKMIGVFIVVRFIFLILAALLGLYGYMFGVMGLFIYLVSLRSFGVPYMISISDLKLHDIRDTAIRAPMWLMNVRPKLITKNKIRQDKIRS is encoded by the coding sequence ATGGAGTTTTCAAATAATCTAAATAAAAATGTAACTATGCTTAAACAGATATTTAATGGAGATGACACAATTAAATTTAGGGAATTTGAAAATAGATATAACAGGAACTTGAAATTTTGCATTGTGTTTGCTGATGGGATGATAAATAAGGAAATTGTTGATGAACATATTATAGAAAAGCTAATGAATATAAACATGGAGAATATAAACATTAGTGGACCTGTATCTCCACAAACAATTATAGATACATTAATTAAAAAAGTTGTTATTGCTGGAGATTTAAAAAAGAACTCCAGTCTTGATGAAGTTTTAGATGGCATGCTGTATGGAGATACAATTGTATTAATAGACGGTATGGCAGAGGCAATTATTGCTGATACAAAGGGATGGCCTGTAAGAGCAATAGATGAACCGCCATCCGAAAAAGCTGTTAGGGGATCAAGAGAAGGTTTTACAGAAAGCATAATGACAAATACAACTTTAATAAGGAGAAGAATTAAAAATAAAGATTTGAAGTTTAATTTTATGGAAATAGGGACAAAAACTAAGACGAAGATAGCAATATGCTATGTAGAAGGATTAGCAAGAGAAGAGATTGTTAAGGAGCTTAGAAATAGGCTTTCGAATATAGATATAGACGGGATTTTGGAGTCTGAGTATATAGAGGAATACATAAAAGATGCTCCATTCTCTCTTTTTAAAACTATAGGCAATACCGAAAGCCCAGATGTAGTGGCTGGAAAGCTTCTCGATGGGAGAGTTACTGTGCTTTGTGATGGAACCCCCTTTGTACTTACTATTCCATTCATTTTCTTAGAATATTTTCAGGTATATGAAGATTATTATAACAATTACATATATTCTTCTTTTAACAGAATGCTAAGGTTTCTAGCATTTTTCCTAGGAGTAAGTGTGCCGGCATTATATGTGGCCGTTACAGCTTATCATCAGGAACTAATACAAACCTCGCTGCTTCTTAGCATATATTCCTCAAGACTTGGTATTCCTTTTCCTATAGTTGTTGAAGCGGTAATAATGCTTATAGGATTTGAAATATTGAGAGAGGCTGGAACGAGGTTGCCTAAGCCTATAGGTCAGGCTGTTAGCATTGTAGGTGCTCTTATACTTGGGGATGCAGCAGTAAATGCAAGAATTATTAGTGCACCAATGGTAATCGTGGTTGCGGCAACAGGTATATCCTCTTTTTTAATTCCAAAGATGATCGGGGTATTTATTGTAGTAAGGTTTATATTTTTGATTCTTGCAGCATTACTAGGGTTGTATGGATATATGTTTGGTGTCATGGGGCTATTTATATATCTAGTCTCCTTAAGATCCTTTGGAGTGCCTTACATGATTAGTATTTCAGACTTGAAATTACATGACATAAGAGACACAGCAATTCGTGCTCCTATGTGGCTTATGAATGTTAGACCAAAACTAATAACTAAGAATAAAATACGACAGGATAAAATCAGGAGTTAG
- a CDS encoding spore germination protein gives MLQRNKQYLQKVFNKCGDLLIREINIAGDPKYSAICIYISNMIPTEFIENIALKRLTYTPMHPIGDIKTYLMSLLGIAKDDVLDDMKKITSSIIEGELIILVSGINVAFTIDMKKPPARTVEQPVTESVIRGPREGFTESFGTNVCLIRKKIKSPHLKAELFKVGKQTQTNVAMVYMDNIANNKIVDEVRKRIRKIEIDSVIAASYIEEYIEDSPLSFFPTIFRTEKPDVAAGKILEGRIVLFVDNVPVVLSLPCIFGEFFMSPDDYYLRFYVATLSRWIRMLAFSMSMALPAAYVSLISYHQELLPTSLVISIIRGRAEIPFPPIFEAVFMLITYLVLQEADIKMPKTMGQSVSVVGGLVLGQAAINSGIVSAHMIIVVAFSAVSALAIPTPELQMPLAYIRFGLLVLGGLGGMVGLTCGLIAIIMHLLSLRSFGVPFLAPVGPLRPKELKDIFIRAPLWSLKKMPKTITWRDSTRRVGRPATNPITQEDKNNENSS, from the coding sequence ATTTTACAAAGAAACAAACAGTATCTTCAAAAAGTTTTTAATAAATGTGGTGATTTATTAATTAGAGAAATTAATATTGCCGGCGACCCTAAGTACTCCGCCATATGCATTTACATATCGAATATGATTCCAACAGAGTTTATCGAGAATATTGCTCTGAAGAGGCTAACCTATACACCAATGCATCCTATAGGAGATATTAAAACCTACTTAATGTCTTTACTAGGAATTGCTAAAGATGACGTACTAGATGACATGAAAAAAATTACAAGTTCTATTATTGAAGGTGAGCTTATAATTCTAGTTAGTGGTATAAACGTAGCTTTCACTATAGATATGAAAAAGCCACCGGCAAGAACTGTAGAACAACCAGTTACTGAAAGTGTTATTCGCGGCCCTAGAGAAGGGTTTACGGAATCCTTTGGCACTAACGTATGCCTTATAAGAAAAAAGATAAAGAGTCCTCATCTTAAAGCAGAATTATTTAAGGTTGGAAAACAAACACAAACCAATGTTGCCATGGTTTATATGGATAATATCGCAAACAATAAAATTGTAGATGAGGTGAGAAAGCGAATTAGAAAAATTGAAATTGATTCAGTTATTGCAGCTAGCTATATAGAAGAGTATATAGAAGATAGTCCTCTTAGCTTCTTCCCTACTATATTTAGAACTGAAAAGCCTGATGTAGCAGCAGGAAAGATACTAGAGGGACGTATTGTACTTTTTGTTGATAATGTACCTGTAGTCTTATCTCTTCCTTGTATCTTTGGGGAATTTTTTATGTCTCCAGATGACTATTATCTAAGATTTTATGTAGCTACTTTATCCAGGTGGATTAGAATGCTAGCTTTTTCAATGTCTATGGCTCTTCCTGCAGCTTATGTTTCCTTAATAAGCTACCATCAGGAATTGCTCCCAACATCACTTGTTATAAGTATTATCCGCGGCAGAGCAGAAATTCCCTTTCCTCCAATTTTTGAGGCAGTATTTATGCTTATTACCTATCTAGTTCTTCAGGAGGCAGACATAAAAATGCCTAAAACTATGGGGCAGTCTGTAAGCGTAGTTGGTGGTTTAGTCCTTGGTCAGGCAGCAATAAACTCAGGTATTGTAAGCGCACATATGATTATAGTTGTAGCTTTTTCTGCGGTATCTGCTCTTGCAATACCCACTCCTGAACTTCAAATGCCGCTGGCATATATTCGCTTTGGTCTTTTAGTCCTTGGCGGATTGGGAGGAATGGTTGGTCTTACCTGTGGGCTTATTGCCATAATTATGCACCTTTTGTCTCTTCGCTCCTTTGGAGTTCCTTTTCTAGCTCCTGTAGGCCCATTAAGACCTAAAGAGCTCAAAGATATATTTATACGGGCTCCTCTTTGGAGTCTAAAGAAGATGCCCAAAACTATTACCTGGAGAGATTCAACCAGAAGAGTAGGAAGACCAGCTACAAATCCTATAACTCAAGAAGATAAAAATAATGAAAATAGTTCCTAG
- a CDS encoding Ger(x)C family spore germination protein, whose protein sequence is MKNFAKYFKRTVIYLLIIIFVINLTGCTGKRKDIQRLFLVLAVGIDLMPDNKLEVTMQILNPNVPTSQSGSSSGSSGKDIIIISGVGYTLFDAVFEASKTMSRAQHFGHVKYIVVGDSLARNGIKDVFDSIIRIQEFRLNTPFLVTKGKASEIVKAQTSKSPIPSIVIENLFLRQKDVGYRPFSYVIDVQNSLTNPTSAAVAAVINTKRGSEDSLDMNFELAGTAVFKKDKLIGYLNIKETRGLSWIMGTVKVGNITFPADNFGIVSAEILRGSSKIKPIIDENGISLQVNVKVFTDLRQLPNPADPVKNPEVLDQIGIFQSKAVKDEIELVLNMAKGQYKADIFGFGESIHKSYPKIWKSIKKDWDTIYENLNVIINVESIVRSAGLNNKSATEEE, encoded by the coding sequence ATGAAAAATTTCGCAAAATATTTTAAAAGGACAGTTATATATCTTCTCATTATAATTTTTGTTATAAATCTTACAGGTTGTACTGGAAAAAGGAAGGATATACAAAGGCTTTTTTTGGTACTTGCAGTTGGTATTGATTTGATGCCTGACAACAAACTTGAAGTTACTATGCAGATATTAAATCCAAATGTTCCTACCTCCCAGTCTGGCAGTTCTTCAGGTAGCTCTGGAAAAGATATAATAATTATTTCTGGTGTTGGATACACTTTGTTTGATGCAGTTTTTGAAGCTTCAAAAACTATGAGCAGAGCACAGCATTTTGGCCATGTAAAATACATAGTAGTTGGCGATAGTCTTGCTCGAAATGGAATTAAAGATGTATTTGATTCCATTATTAGAATACAGGAATTTAGGCTTAACACACCTTTTCTTGTCACTAAAGGAAAGGCTTCTGAAATTGTGAAAGCCCAAACTTCTAAGAGCCCTATACCATCCATTGTTATAGAAAACTTATTTCTTAGGCAAAAGGATGTTGGCTATAGGCCCTTTAGTTATGTTATAGATGTACAAAATTCATTAACTAATCCAACTTCTGCTGCAGTAGCAGCCGTTATAAATACAAAAAGAGGTTCAGAGGATAGCCTAGACATGAACTTTGAATTAGCTGGGACAGCAGTATTTAAAAAAGATAAACTTATAGGATACTTAAATATTAAGGAAACAAGAGGATTGTCTTGGATTATGGGCACAGTAAAAGTAGGGAATATAACCTTTCCTGCTGACAACTTTGGGATAGTTTCAGCTGAGATATTAAGAGGTTCTAGCAAGATAAAGCCTATTATAGATGAAAATGGTATTAGCCTCCAGGTAAATGTTAAGGTTTTTACAGATTTAAGGCAGCTTCCTAATCCAGCGGATCCTGTTAAAAATCCTGAAGTTTTAGATCAAATAGGTATCTTTCAAAGTAAAGCTGTAAAAGATGAAATTGAGCTTGTATTAAATATGGCCAAAGGTCAGTATAAAGCAGATATCTTCGGTTTTGGAGAAAGTATACATAAAAGTTATCCAAAGATCTGGAAAAGCATAAAAAAGGATTGGGATACTATATATGAAAATTTAAATGTTATTATCAATGTAGAAAGTATAGTTAGGAGTGCAGGCTTAAATAATAAGTCAGCTACGGAAGAAGAGTAA
- a CDS encoding GerAB/ArcD/ProY family transporter, whose product MERKISGYQLFTTLFILPYGSAVLFFLAADTKQDAWIAILIYTLPGILLQYVYIALFKYYPKDTIVTYMPKIFGKYLGTLISIIYTLYFLYLSARVLRDFTGLISISSMPQTPRVFIGSLLILTVAYGVMTGFETISRAAEILFPLMMLGLVGAYILLLITQGVFFFDRLEPIAEKGFLNVIQKGWKLITFPFGEPIVFSMLYSTVNEPYKIRKLVTWSIITEGVALSAITIMFIAGLGVTFASSTNFPLLETLRLIQVGGFLDRLDIIIVVTLVVGGFMKISILMYASILGTSQLLKINNFRFLAFPFAAIALILSEVIARNYPQHIKLGLDFTVKYIHLPIQIIIPLLALALAYFKNKNKNSQVTN is encoded by the coding sequence ATGGAAAGAAAAATATCAGGCTATCAGCTGTTTACAACTCTGTTTATACTCCCTTATGGAAGTGCTGTCCTTTTTTTTCTGGCAGCTGATACTAAACAGGATGCCTGGATTGCTATACTTATCTATACACTTCCAGGTATTCTGCTGCAATATGTATATATTGCACTTTTCAAATACTATCCTAAGGATACTATAGTAACTTATATGCCAAAAATATTTGGTAAATATTTAGGTACTCTTATAAGTATAATTTACACCCTATATTTCCTTTACTTGTCTGCAAGAGTACTTAGAGATTTCACTGGACTTATATCTATATCCTCTATGCCCCAAACACCTAGAGTATTTATAGGCTCACTACTTATACTAACTGTAGCCTATGGAGTGATGACTGGCTTTGAAACTATTAGCAGAGCTGCTGAGATACTTTTTCCTCTAATGATGCTTGGCCTAGTTGGTGCTTATATACTACTGCTTATAACACAGGGTGTATTCTTTTTTGATAGACTTGAACCTATAGCTGAGAAAGGTTTTCTAAATGTTATTCAAAAAGGATGGAAACTCATAACTTTTCCCTTTGGCGAGCCTATAGTCTTTTCTATGCTCTACAGCACGGTAAATGAACCTTATAAGATTAGAAAATTAGTAACCTGGTCTATTATAACTGAAGGGGTAGCATTATCTGCTATTACCATAATGTTTATCGCTGGTCTTGGTGTAACCTTTGCTTCAAGCACTAACTTCCCTCTCCTGGAAACCTTAAGGCTTATACAGGTTGGAGGCTTTTTAGACAGGTTAGATATTATTATAGTTGTTACATTAGTTGTTGGAGGATTTATGAAGATTAGTATTCTCATGTATGCTTCTATCCTAGGAACCTCACAGTTGTTAAAAATCAATAATTTTAGATTTTTAGCTTTTCCTTTTGCTGCAATAGCTCTAATACTTTCAGAGGTTATAGCCAGAAACTATCCCCAACATATTAAACTTGGATTAGATTTTACGGTTAAGTACATACATCTTCCAATACAGATTATTATTCCACTTTTGGCATTAGCACTTGCTTACTTTAAAAATAAAAACAAAAACTCCCAAGTCACAAACTAA
- a CDS encoding LacI family DNA-binding transcriptional regulator — MNVTIKEVAKLAGVSPSTVSRVISDSPRISDETKRIVRDAMSELGYHPNAIARSLVSKATNTIGIVMPQSTERAFLNPFFPQALSGVSAAAHEQGYCILLSTGNTEKEQLDSLQSIVTGGRVDGVIIMYSPVDNSPMEILKKFGTPSVVIGKPLKSKDVLYVDNDNVEASFKVTEKLISNGHKKIAFISGSFRFVVSLDRLDGYMNALKRHDIPFRKEYILELSEFITQGAYEKTKQLLTLSERPTALVVTDDVMAFGAMDAIKECGLRIPEDIEIMSFNNVPSSELTNPSLTSVDIDAFTLGYEASKLIIEKIKGEANREKVIVPTKIVYRETSRL, encoded by the coding sequence ATGAATGTCACAATAAAAGAAGTAGCAAAATTGGCAGGTGTTTCACCTTCTACAGTATCAAGAGTAATATCTGATAGTCCTAGAATAAGTGATGAAACAAAGAGAATTGTAAGAGATGCAATGAGTGAATTAGGTTATCACCCTAATGCTATAGCAAGAAGCTTGGTAAGTAAAGCTACAAATACCATAGGTATAGTTATGCCTCAATCCACGGAAAGAGCGTTTTTAAATCCGTTCTTTCCGCAAGCACTAAGCGGTGTTTCAGCTGCAGCTCATGAGCAGGGCTACTGCATCCTTCTATCTACAGGAAATACCGAAAAAGAGCAGCTTGATTCTTTGCAAAGCATTGTTACTGGTGGAAGAGTAGATGGAGTTATCATAATGTATTCCCCTGTAGATAATTCTCCTATGGAAATACTTAAAAAGTTTGGAACGCCATCTGTAGTTATAGGAAAGCCTTTAAAGTCTAAGGACGTGCTTTATGTAGATAACGACAACGTAGAAGCTTCCTTTAAGGTTACTGAAAAGCTTATAAGTAACGGTCATAAAAAAATTGCTTTCATAAGTGGGTCCTTTAGGTTTGTAGTATCCCTAGACAGACTTGATGGATATATGAATGCTCTTAAAAGACATGATATACCCTTTAGAAAAGAGTATATACTAGAACTCTCTGAGTTTATAACACAAGGCGCATATGAAAAGACTAAACAGCTGTTGACTCTTAGTGAAAGACCTACAGCTTTAGTTGTAACTGATGATGTTATGGCGTTTGGAGCTATGGATGCTATTAAGGAATGTGGCTTAAGAATTCCCGAAGACATTGAAATTATGAGCTTTAATAATGTACCTTCTTCAGAGCTTACTAATCCAAGCTTAACATCTGTGGATATAGATGCCTTTACCTTAGGATACGAAGCTTCAAAGCTTATTATTGAAAAGATTAAGGGAGAAGCTAATAGGGAAAAGGTTATTGTTCCTACTAAAATTGTATATAGAGAGACTTCTCGTCTCTAA
- a CDS encoding PucR family transcriptional regulator gives MYNFQSFLSDLDLNTGISFSIRLEDDTVLYSSIKDDQRSDRVSEMINLGASKAILELTEEYKNCTSLLRYTIENKYREIFSMREQSLIDILEGKDISADKLERNFPFLAKGCTLFLVSVDGSRYEALNIVRQLYNESEAVSMIYDDRIIVLGVFEEVDEHARSIKDSIVSDLYCRCNVSYGSTIYNIKDIKKSYEQANECLILSKNFGIKEEIYFYDRMLFEKIVYNITENVKQELLHRFRDKFNFFDNEIINTIEEFVNCGLNISDAARRLYVHRNTLIYRLDKITKETGFDIRNFKEATVFIIAFLVWKEDNM, from the coding sequence ATGTACAATTTTCAGAGTTTTCTAAGTGACTTGGATTTGAATACGGGCATAAGCTTCAGCATTAGGCTTGAGGATGATACCGTACTATATTCAAGTATTAAAGATGACCAACGCTCTGACAGGGTATCTGAAATGATAAATCTTGGAGCTTCAAAAGCAATTTTGGAGTTAACAGAGGAATATAAAAATTGTACATCGCTTCTAAGATATACTATTGAAAATAAATACAGAGAAATATTTTCAATGAGGGAACAATCCCTCATTGATATCTTAGAAGGAAAGGATATTTCAGCTGATAAGCTTGAAAGGAACTTTCCTTTTCTTGCAAAAGGATGTACACTTTTTCTTGTAAGCGTTGATGGAAGTAGATATGAAGCACTTAATATTGTTAGGCAGCTTTATAACGAAAGTGAAGCAGTGAGTATGATTTACGATGATAGAATTATAGTGCTCGGTGTTTTTGAAGAAGTAGATGAGCATGCAAGAAGTATTAAAGATTCCATAGTATCTGATCTTTATTGCCGCTGCAATGTTAGCTATGGAAGTACTATTTATAATATAAAGGATATAAAAAAATCCTATGAGCAAGCTAATGAATGCTTGATTTTAAGCAAAAACTTTGGTATAAAAGAAGAAATATATTTTTATGATCGAATGCTGTTTGAGAAAATAGTTTATAATATAACTGAAAATGTAAAACAAGAGCTTTTACATAGATTCAGAGACAAATTCAATTTTTTTGATAATGAAATTATAAATACTATTGAAGAGTTTGTTAATTGCGGCTTGAATATAAGTGATGCGGCTAGAAGACTTTATGTACATAGAAACACTCTTATATATAGGCTTGACAAGATAACAAAAGAAACAGGCTTTGATATTAGAAACTTTAAGGAAGCAACAGTTTTTATAATTGCTTTCCTAGTTTGGAAGGAAGATAATATGTAA